A segment of the Penaeus monodon isolate SGIC_2016 chromosome 38, NSTDA_Pmon_1, whole genome shotgun sequence genome:
atatatatatatatatgatatacatatatatatatatatatatatattatataatatatgtatacatatgtatgtgtgtgcgtgtgtgtatatgttgtgtgtgtgtggtgtgtgtgtgtgtgtggtgtgtgtgtgtgtgtgtgtgtgtggtgtgtggggtgtgtgtgtgtgtgtgtgggttataatatatatatatatatatatatatatatatatatatatatatatatatataatatatatatacatatatatatataataatatatatatatatatatatatgtattatatatatatatatatatatatatatatataacatatacatatgtatatacatatatatatatatatatatagatatatatatatataaaatatatatatatatatatatatatatatatatatatatatatatatatatacacacacaaaacacacacacacacacacacacacacacacacacacacacacacacacacacacacaccccacacacacacacacacacacacacatatacacacacgcacacacatacatatgtatacatataaacatatatatatatatatatatacatatatatatatatatatatatatatatatatatatatatatatatatatatatatatatatatatatatataagtttaagtaAAGGTATATAAatctgtttgcatatatgtatgtatacgtagatTCACATGCAtgacagagaaagtgaaagagaaagacaaaagagaaagagaaagtgagtgaaaggGAGAACGAGCGAAagaaagcaccccccccccccaagcagttCATGTACCACACTCCCGAGgccattaattaattaaattcgaTAGAGCAATCTTCGCTTCCCTTGGCCCGCGTGACGAATCCATGACAAGTGACGGACACGACCAACAATAACCGTAAcgtaaggagaggagaaaaaaggagaaaaaatagagaacaaaCAAACCGCAATAATACATCGTTAATAACAAGGCCAGCGGGACTTCTGAGTGGACTGGCGTAGGGGGGACTCGTCTTATATTGGGGTGGACGTGAATTGGGGCGacgggagataggagagaaaaggaccaggaggaagagagagagagaggagaaaagagaggagagagagaaaagagagagagaaaagaggagagagagagacgaaaagagagaagacgagagagtgagatgaggagagagagaatgagacaggggagaaaagagagagagagaggggagagagagagaagggaaaaaggagagaaggagagagagagaagagaagcgagagagagagagagaggaggagagaggagagatgaaaaagagagagatgagagagagagagagagagacagtgggagaaagagaaaaaggggagaaaggaagagagaggagagaaagaagaggggggggagaaaaaaaagaaaaaagggagaggggagagaggagagagagagaagagagaggggagagagagagagagagagagagagaagagagagagagaggagagggagagagagagagagagagagaatgagacagtgggagaaaaagagagaaagcgagagagagaaagagaaggggggaggagaaagagaaagtgagaaagagaaagtgtgagagagagagagagagagagagagagagagagagagagagagagagagagagagagagagagagtgagtgaaatagTCGTAGGCTGGACAAGAaaagaagtaacaaaaaaaagaagaagaagaagaagaaaaaaaaaaaatcgtttcatgATGTCTTTGCATGAAAAGGATCAAAGTTTTTTCTGTAAATGTTTTAGTgtttccaaacattttttttctctcctcctcttctctctctctctctctctctcctctctacttccttccctccctctcccttccccctcctctctctcctcccctccccccctttccccttccctcccttcccttccctccttccctcttctccgttccccctctccctcccctcatcccccttcccactctcctctctcaccatgtcctccttttccccctcctcccgcctgtCCTATTTCACCCAAGGCCAAGCGAACTAAAAGGTCTAAAAGGGCCGGGCCGCCCGACGGATTCCTCCAGGAGCCACTGCGAGGCCAAGGGCACGCCCGAGGAAGCGGGGGTCGCGGCCCATGAGAAAATATGACTTGCTCTTTTTTCCCTCGCTCGATCGATCGATCCACAGAATGAGAAGGTggcagaaatggagagagagagagagagagagagagagagagagagagcgaggagagagagagagagagggatcgagagagagagagagagagagaggggggagagagagagagagaggtcagcgttgagaggagtggggagggggcagagagagggggaaagggaaggagggaggaaagagggagaaaagaaggagatagaaagcgagaagaaagtgagaaagagaaagaagagagagagggagaaagaaagagagaggagagagagagggaaagagggaaagagagaggagaggggaggaaggaaaaagagagagagaaaagggggaggagaggaagggggagaggagatgagagagagagagagaagaggaaaagaggaagagagacagagagaggggagagagagggggggggagggggagagaagaagaagtgagagaaaaggggagagagaagataaagagggaaaaagagaggggggagaggggggagggggggggaggaggtaggtaggaagaagaaagaaagaaagtgagagagagagaggagaagagcggaAAAGAAGNNNNNNNNNNNNNNNNNNNNNNNNNNNNNNNNNNNNNNNNNNNNNNNNNNNNNNNNNNNNNNNNNNNNNNNNNNNNNNNNNNNNNNNNNNNNNNNNNNNNAAATCGAATAGGTTTTCATTCCCGGCTTTGGCATGGCAACACTGGTGCCCACAGCTGATAAGAACATCGTCTGCTTCCCGTGGCGCCAGATCTTGAAATGCTGTAATATATAAGATGTACATCCGTGGCACGTACGCTTGCAGCCCCTAAAGAAGATTTattttatgaagatatatatctaagctaaaaaattaaatacttaaattttaaaaaaatttctaaaatatcCCATTTGCCTTGGAGAGGACAAACCATCATGACATCCAAAGGCGAATTAAAAGGTCGGAATAGGAAAAGGCGGTATCTGatactataaaagaaaaattggaaattAGATCGCGTAAAATACGAtgctctttttattcttgttatattatttttctgagTCTGGCTGACCTCATACCAGCTGACGAGGAGTGAGGgtcgaggaaaagggagaaggggatgcgTCGTGTCTGACTCTGGCCTGAAAAAAACGGTTTAAAATGAGGAGCAGAAGCAATTCCGGTGTGAGGCTCGACTACTACCATAGATATCACGGAAACATCCTGGGGAAAACATACCGCCTGTCTTGAGAACCAAGAACAGACGTGATTTTTCTTTCAAGGTTTGTGCGGATTGCATGAGACgtgataaatttttgtttttgcttttttcaaaGAAGGGTCACACTCCAGGGGTCAAGGTGCTTTATTGCTGGCGGGTCCGAAGTCTGAAGGGAGCGCTTTTGTAGGTATTCCCCACGATTTGGAAAATTCCGTATATTTTTGGGATTGCTTGAATTTTTGTCGAAACTTAAATTCTTTAAAGGGAGTTTCATAATGTGGCAAGTTTTCATATCAGAAACATTTTAAAAGGGAGctttacatttaaaataaatacaggTAAAAAGCTAAATTGTGAAATAATCAAAAGCCCTTAATCTTTTTGGGTTTGTACCAagtatttttttgtcttgttgaAATTGTCATCAAAACCCCACCATCCAATTTCTGGGGAAAAAGAGATTGCAGACCCCCATTGCATATAAAGTCACAGGGGGTTCgtcagggccccaaaaaaaaaatttggggtttttttcgtaaaaattttTAGTCTTTTAATAGGGGTTTGGATTTTCTTTGTTAACGTCAAAACCCAAATAATTACTGAACTATTTTTAACTGTATCCTTTAAGGAAATGTAGTTGTAAGGAAACTGTTTTAAAACTCCTTAGAAAAATTGtgcttttgtggattttttttttttataaagtgcaAGTACAAAGATGAGTTATAAATGATTCTGAACTTGAATTAGGCTAACCTACTCTGTGCAATAACTCTAAAATCTGACCcatggatggtacattccaccctCATTTCCAGGTAGAAATAGtgcaagagccccccccccaaatgcccACTGAGTCCAATCTTCCTCCAAGATCTTTGTGCGCTCATGACAAGTCAATCCTGTCACCCtggccctcagccaaatttttccaTTACGGCTTATTTCCTTCATCTGGACCTCAGCCAAATTTTTTGTGATGTGACAGTCACGTCTCACCTGGATGCAATTGGTTATTACATCTTTCCTCTCCATAGTcaagtgatttttattttcatagacTATCAGAATGATTTCATGCTCACACTGAGATCATTCCCCAGGATGCAGTTACTGGCCTGCTTCCCGCAAGTAATCTCAATGACCATGCTTGGGTGCGAGACAACCTTTACTCCATCATGGCGGTGTGGGGGCTGTCCATGGCTTATAAGAAGAATGCAGACTTGGATGAAGACAGAGCCAAGACATATGAGCTGGAGCAGGTAAGATGTCGTGTTGTGGTGGTTATTTTAATGGTTATTTACAAAgcccacttttttctttctatttttctagtcTACTTGCTTCTAATActatttctgttttatatatatatttttttatgttcatatttcttatttcttattttttctttttttcattctttgtcagtttgtatttttttcctttgttcacaTTTCCTCTTTTCTGATTTTTAGTCCCTTTTATTCGTTACAGTTACAGATGATTTTTGAATATATTGGTTGTAAATTTCATAAAATCATACTTTCCTTGGGAAGAGCTGGATGTGGATTTTTACCTTTCATTCCTCAGAGTTGTGTGAAGTTGATGCGTGGTCTCCTGAACTGCATGATGCAGCAGTTGGATAAGGTGGAGaagttcaaacacacacaagctCCCATTGACTCCCTGCATGCAAAGTATTCCTCCAAGACAGGTCAGATTGTGGTCAAGGACAATGAGTGGGGTCACCTGCAGATTGATGCCACGTCACTCTTCCTCCTGGTCTTGGCACAGATGACGGCATCAGGTATGGTTGTGGGGCGTGGACCTTGAacaggggtttttggtttggtagTAGAAAGTAGAGGAACTGGAAATATGTGTGATTTTAATACGGGAATCTTTGTGGCCATTATCAGTTATTTATTTTGGCTGATtctcagtaaatatatattatctcaataaataaacatttcgaCTAAGGAAATTGATCAGCTATGATATTCCATTTATGTTTTCCCCTTTGCAATTTATCTTTTGCACTGATAGTTGCTTACTAAGATTCTTACAATATATGGCAAGTAGGAAACTTTAGATTTTGTCTTAAGGAAACTATCAGTATGTCCCCAAAGAAAGTTTCCAAATGCCCTTTGAATTGAAAGTTGGATAAGATGATAGACTGAGGACATTATGCCTCAGCTTTTGATACACAAAAGGTTTTTAAAGTACATAGATAGAGCTTGGCATATAGCATAGATTCCAGAATCTGActgaaaatattaaatgttatatcaAATTAATTGTATATAGGTCAGTACCAATtctgtagtattttttttataaaataatgtttttatatcatttattattttgaattatcttCATGTGAAATCAACTGGACTGAACTGTGCTGTAGAGTATGTTCACTGTGGGTGTGATGGGATCACTACCTACAAGATAGTCAAATATATTGAGATGTGACTCTATCGGTAATCTCTCTGCATGTAATTTTGCACAGTTCAAGATGTATTCAGAATAGAACAGAagataaaaaatgtgttttacattttgaatatcatacaagaaaaaaaatatagattttattagtCTCCGTAAACTATTACTAACAACTTTCTTGCAGGTTTGCAGATTGTGTTCAACTTAGATGAAGTTAGCTTTATCCAAAACCTGGTCTTCTACATAGAGTCTGCATATTGCATTCCTGTAAGTCTTTGTACAGATTTGATCTCATTGAAGTTCATTGTCATGTAGATGACTCATAGTTTTGGTAAAATGTGAGTAGGAGATAATGTAAGGAATTGTTATACCTATTCTTGTTAACCCTTTATTGCCGGTCTGAATAATTCACTGAGAGTAGTTAAAATCCAGTGATATCTGGCAACGGcccgacagtgggcgcgggagtccgctgcgagaagccgaacgtcccgctccactcgctctggcgCGTCGCCGCACTTACACGCTTACCCTGCCGagagacccgttttctatgacgtgtATACACGTGACCCAGCGAGAACGGGTTAAACCAGACACACTTTCACttaagtaaataatttttttatttgtacatcGTCTGCAAAGACAGTTATTACCATAGTTACACCTCCTTGTTACAGGATTATGGAATctgggagagaggagacaagaccAATCATGGGTTGCCAGAACTAAATGCTTCAAGCATTGGTCTTGCCAAGGCAGCTTTAGAGGCAATGAATGAATTGGACCTGTTTGGGGCAAGAGGTGGCCCGGCTAGTGTCATCCATGTGCTTGCTGATGAGGCCCAGAAGTGCCAGGCTGTGCTGCAGGTCAGTCAAGTGTTGTTAGCTTACTTGAGGTCGTATGTTGCATATACTGTCtccagggaaaagggagatgaatagTGGAGGGTAGAATGGAGGAGGATTTGGGAGAAATATTGTCTTaaaagcatgatatatatatatataaaaaagaaaattaagagacCACAGGCTgtgaatttattttccttttagcaAGGACTTTGTAAGAACATATCTTTATGTTAAGCTTTAAATATTGCTAGAGAGGTAGAGCAGGTGCACATATACCATTCTGAAGTAAGTAAAAATATAGTCAGATTTATCAAGTTACCTTATGAATGGTCTAAGCAGAAAAGATGGAGTGAATCCACATTGTTACATATTGATTGTCTCTGAAAAGAAGTGTTTTTCTCAGTCTATGCTGCCACGTGAGAGTAATAGCAAGGAGGTTGACAGCAGCCTTTTGGCAGTCATCAGCTTCCCTTCCTTTGCTGTGGATGACCCATTGCTCATCAAGCTAACGAGGGACACCATTCAGGATAAGCTACAGGGGCGTTATGGATGCAAGAGGTTCCTCAGGGATGGCTATAAGACAGCCAAGGAGGTAAATATTGATATGAAAGACTTTTCCTCTTCAAATAGGTGAAGAGGAACTTCTCTTAGTCATTATGATATATTGATGTTAATGCAAATATTTCAGtgtaatatttaattttcctGTTGGAGTTTGTGTTCTGATACCCTTAGAAGCATCAttgattgcaattatttatcaggACCCCAGCAGACTGTATTATGAACCTTGGGAGCTGAAAAGGTTTGAGAAGATTGAATGTGAGTGGCCTCTCTTCTACTGCTATCTCATTCTAGACTATTGCTTCCAAAATGACAAAGAGGCTGTTAAGGAGTATGCGGAAATGCTCGAggaggtgagtgtgtgagagacTCCATGTtgatagtttaatttttttttttttttttattcagtgatTATGGACTGGAAGTGAAGTGTTgtattaaattttgaattttaagtAGGAATCCTCTATTTGTTTATTAGGTAAAtaccttttttcatccttttttcatctgttttttcttaaatcatgCTCTTCCTCAGCTATTAGTGACAACTGAAGATGGCCTAAGACTTGTGCCCGAGATCTACACAGTTCCAGCAGAGAATGTGGAGCAGGAGTACAAGGAACCAGGTTCTCAGGATCGTGTGGCTGTTGGCAAGCTGCCCTTCATGTGGGCCCAGAGTCTCTTTATCATGGGGCGACTTTTGCAGGATGTAAGTAATTGCTTGGATAAGAATGTTAGCTTTGTAGGTACAAGAAAAATCCAGATTAGCATTACTctgttgcagtgtgtgtgtgtgtgtatgtgtattttatatatatatatatataatatatataatatatatatatatataaaaattatatatataatatataaatattaatatacatatatatatataaatatatatattttataaattatatatataaacatatatataaatatatattatatataatatatatatatatataatatatatataaaacatatatatataatatatatatagattatatatatatattatatatatttttatattatatatatatatatattatatataaaatatatatatatattttttatattatattttatatatatattatattttatatatatacacacatatatacatattattatatattaaaatatattatatatatatatatatatatatatatattaatatatatatatatatatatatatattatatatataaatgtacgtatatggCTTTGGATATGGCTTTTCATTGAATCCCTAAATATCACACATAATTAAAGGTCTATAGGCTTGTACATAATGGAAGCATTCCTGCTGGCAGAACTTCTTGGCCTGCGGCGAGCTCGATCCCCTCAACCGTCGTCTGGGCTCGAGAAGAAGCCAGACGTAGTGGTGCAGGTGGTGGTTCTGGCAGAAGACTCGAGCATCCAGGCCAAACTGCAGGCGCTGGACATCCCCGTGCAGACGATTGCCGAAGTGTCCCCCATTGAAGTGCAGCCAGCAAGAGTTTTGTCAAAGCTTTATGCTCATCTAGGTATGGGGTAGAGTTCACCGTTTAGCAGGAGTTGATtcgtcgtttttattattatcttgattcattttcttctccttaaaCTTTGTAAATAGAGTGAAGTGAATATGGATTACCTGAGCTGCTGAGCATAAAGGTATATAAATGCGGATGACATTGCAGGTCGTAACCAGAAGCTTGGTCTGTCTGGTCGTCAAAGCCGTGATGTCGGTATCCTTTCAACAAGCAAATTGTATTCCCTGCAAGATAGAATATTTGCATTTACTCCTCAGGTTAGTGAACATGCAGAAtctttgatatttgttttttcttgtttctaaaACCTTGAGAATTATGATTAATGTCATTTTTACAATACTTTGGTAAGACAGTTAAATAATATAACTGATTACTCCCAAGTTGTTAAAGGCTTGCAAATAAATGCAGTTTGATTAATATTTCTCctgtgataaacaaaaaaaataatcaaatgttaaTATCTGTTTTACAGGTTCTGATTTTCAGAGAATATAATCAGAATGTAAACTGAATAATTATCTCTAATTTCTTGTATCACTGATTCTATGTTGCAGCCGGTATTGCAGTTGAATCTTCAGTGTTTTCATCATGTATTTCTTAACCCTCATAGCATTCTAACTGGACATTCTAACCTGCTGATCTTTTCAGTTCGTAGATCGGCAGCGATTCTTCATTGCCTCCGATTTGGACCTTCTTTTAGACATTTTCAAAACTGAACTCAACTTCTTGCAATATACTTGGAAGCACATGTTGGGGCGTCCTATTGTCACGTTGGAGATCAATCAAAGCTTCCTAGGTAAACGGTTCAGGTTCATCAAAGACACCCAGTACCTTCCCTGGcttgcatagagagagagagagtggctggTAACTGTCAGTCCCTTTTAAATACCTCCTGGAAAGTCCCTTCTAACACACACCCCTGAGTGGAAGGGTTTAACTTCATTAGTTGCATCCAGTTGTAATTGTTCTAGTAGTTGACTTATTCAGTTTGTAGGATGGTCTCCCAGCCAATTCTGTGCTGTGCCCAGAACAGGCTTTCCTTTGGTCATAGTGAAAGGCTTGGTTTTCGAAGAGGGGACGCAGAGAATGGGAAATTATCATGTTAATGTTGTTGTGCTTTTCATTAGCTTTAGGGAAATAAGCAGTGGTAGACCTTTCTTTGGTTAACTATGTCTGTTCCTTTTATGAAGTATTTTTTGTCTTGTCAAGATTtcacattttaacattttaaaagcaTTAATCAGTCTAAATAAAAGATattcttccatttttatcatctGGCTCCTGTCATGAAAGTTGGATAAATAGTGTCTCAGGCGTGTATCATCATTTCGGGATAGTAAAATGTTTAGGTATTTTTTCAGTGGACAGCAGGATTTAAGTTTGCTGAGATCAGATTTTCTGTGTGTTATTCCTATAAATGATAAAGTATGTCTCCTACGTTTTGACAATCATtgcttctatattattatattagaagaTTGACAGATATTATAAGTGTAGCATTTAGATTATCTGGATCACAAATTCTTGGTATATAGAGAAAAAGTATAGATTTGAAACTGCTGATATAAACATAATTGGAtatgcttcttattttttttgcacCAAAACAGTCTCTGAAAATGATTGTGAAGGCTGTGATGGATATTGAAACTAAACTTTTTAAGATTTAGGGATTGTATTTTCTCTAAGTATTTGTCCATAATAAAGGTCTTGTGTTATAGATAAACTTCTAAGCTTATACTGTTCATGGTATATGTATTTGCAGTTCATTATTAGGTAATAGGgaaatgtttgttatatatttcagTTTACAATTATCTTTCTGCAACCCTGATAGTAGTATGTACTCTGTTGGAAATAggagttatcatcaccatcatgatatgAATGTAATGTGGTCTTACTCTcaggcttgatttttttttctcataaatattCCTATACAATATTTGATAGCTAATTGACACTGAAATTGGAATTGAGAGTCTTGTTGCTTTACTGGAAATTAGATTTTATTCTTACAATTGCATAAGCTATTTTTTCAGGAGACAGTAAATTTCTTGAAGTTTGATTTGTTGATGCCTGTTGCTTCTTATGAGTTGTCAGATTttacagaaagtaaaaaaagggacagagacagtTGCATCTTGATTTTGCTTGCCAGATATACCGCaagatcataattttttttttttttcttttgaatcatTGTTTTTAGTTGCATGGAATCACTTAAATCTTGCATCAAAGTTTTAGATGTGTAGGTGATGTTTTGTATACTAGCTATTTTTATATGTGGTTAGCATGACTATACTGAAGTTGTAGAGCATTTGCCCAGTGTATATCTAGGAAGTATTTTGCAGCAAGAGAAAAGTGAAGGGATTTCTGTTATTTCACTTCTGTTATGGAGcatcattacatattatcagCGTTCATGATGTTTTTAGCACCTTCCATAGCAAAGCAAATCAGTAATTGATTCCATGTGATCTTAAATGACATATGACTTATGCGTTCTTGCCTAATGTTGTTGATCTGCTTGTGAGATGAATGGAATGTACTATTTTAGTAGGTCACATATCTGATATATTCATTTTCCATTTATATGCATCCCCCAGTGTATTGTCTCATAATTTCCGTAATTGGAAAAGGCTTTCAGATAATGTTCTTAGATTACTGATTAAAGTCCCTTAAATATGAATTCTAAACATTGTTACTCTTCTGGGATCTTTTTTATCGCAAAATCTCTAATACTGTAAACTGTCATGATACTAATACATTGAGTTTATACTATAAGCAagtgagtgatagtgagagtgagagtgaaaagagaaagagagagagagaaagagagagtgagaaagagagagtgagaaagagagtgagaaagagagagagagaaagagagagagagaaagagagagagagagagagagagaactgtatGGTAGAATCTGATGTCATACCTATATATTCACTGATAGTGGTGGAGGAAGGATATAGAatgtattatgtttgtttgtttttctaattGTGGGTGTCTCTTGTTATAGACATCCAGCTTGATTTTTCTaccctttttgtgtttatttgtacgACAGAAAGTAAGTGAAATAAGACTATAGTTTCAAATAGAGATGTAGATGATAATCTCTTCATCTTTTCACACTTTACAACAAGAATATTGACAATAAGAAGAGAACTAGTCAATTTTATTATAGATTTGGAAGAGATGTTAAACTATGAACCATGCCATCAAACGATCAAAGAATCTTTTTCATGTCATCATATCAAGTTTATCTTGCGTTTGTGACTGGTGCATTTGCAGTTGAGATCTGCAGAGAAATTCttggatatttttcttatatacttgGAAGTCATCATCATCGCTTGATTGCATAtggaaaagtgttttaaaaaatttcccgaaaattaattttttttaatttttttaaagggggaaaaatttttgtttttttttttaatggttttaaaatttcccttatttttccaaatttttttaaaacaaaagaaagtttttaaaaattttaaaaaggtttttctttttttcactttttcctttgggaaataaaagggaaattttttaaaatttgaaaaaaaaaaaaaggggatttaaaaatttttttttcctttaattaattttcttttttttcttaaattgttttaatttttttggggaaatttttttcttttttgaaactcATTGGgggtgaaattttaaattttaattggttttttagtttttccctttttggggaggtgggggaaaaaataagggggtttttttttaaatttttgaaaaaagggaaggggaaaaaaaaaggaaggggaaagggaaaaaaatttaaaaaatttaatttttttataggggttaaaggtataaaaattttttgtgttttttttttttaaaatggttttttaaaaatttttttttgtcgggg
Coding sequences within it:
- the LOC119597128 gene encoding LOW QUALITY PROTEIN: probable phosphorylase b kinase regulatory subunit alpha (The sequence of the model RefSeq protein was modified relative to this genomic sequence to represent the inferred CDS: inserted 1 base in 1 codon) produces the protein MRSRSNSGVRLDYYHRYHGNILGNQDAVTGLLPASNLNDHAWVRDNLYSIMAVWGLSMAYKKNADLDEDRAKTYELEQSCVKLMRGLLNCMMQQLDKVEKFKHTQAPIDSLHAKYSSKTGQIVVKDNEWGHLQIDATSLFLLVLAQMTASGLQIVFNLDEVSFIQNLVFYIESAYCIPDYGIWERGDKTNHGLPELNASSIGLAKAALEAMNELDLFGARGGPASVIHVLADEAQKCQAVLQSMLPRESNSKEVDSSLLAVISFPSFAVDDPLLIKLTRDTIQDKLQGRYGCKRFLRDGYKTAKEDPSRLYYEPWELKRFEKIECEWPLFYCYLILDYCFQNDKEAVKEYAEMLEELLVTTEDGLRLVPEIYTVPAENVEQEYKEPGSQDRVAVGKLPFMWAQSLFIMGRLLQDNFLACGELDPLNRRLGXEKKPDVVVQVVVLAEDSSIQAKLQALDIPVQTIAEVSPIEVQPARVLSKLYAHLGRNQKLGLSGRQSRDVGILSTSKLYSLQDRIFAFTPQFVDRQRFFIASDLDLLLDIFKTELNFLQYTWKHMLGRPIVTLEINQSFLGKRFRFIKDTQYLPWLA